The DNA region CTTCATACCGCTGATCGCATCGGCGGAAGAGCCCCCCCCGGCGGCTCCAGCGGAGGAGTCGGAGCGCAAGGTCGAAGACTGGGTACGCGGTATGTGCCCCGCGTTTGGCAGAGAGCAGCAACATGCCTATTGGCTGCAGATGCGAGCCCGTTACCGGGAAAGCCGCCGCTCCCTCTGCCGCTTGAAACAGACGGGAACTGAGCTCATCTATGCGCCGTTCACACTCGGCGTCTCTCTGCTGTCGGCCTCGGAACGCTGGGAACGCTGCCTCGACAACGACTTCAAGTGGAATTTTCAGAGCCAGATCGTCTCAGGTCGACTCGAAGGGTATCAGGCGAAACGCGCGCGATCCGCTCAGGAGGCCAATGAGTTCCACATCACGCTGGCAAACTCCGGAACACTCGCGATGCGTGACATCACCATGACCTGCGACCTGATCGGCTCCAAGCTGCAGCAGATCAGCAGTTCGAAGCAGGTAAAAATGGACGACCCCCTGCTCTCGGGAGAGACCCGGAAACTAACGGTGCAACTCGACCCCCTCGACCGCTGGTTCTGCTATTCGATGTGCGTCTACACGTACACGACCAATTACTGAAGTCGGGCGACGCGTAGGCATCCCGCACTCATGGCGGGTTCCCACTCAACCGGCTTTACGGGTTCTTCCCAGTTCCAGCCCGTTGGACCCGGCTGGCAGCCATCGCGATAGCAGACGCCTTTCAGGATCCAGCGGCCCTTTCTCCAGCGCAGGTTCGCGCCCAAAGATCATCGTGTCGCGTTCGTCCAACGTGTACTGCGGCCACTCGGGCAGACGCTCGTGTCCTGGAATCCCGACGCGCGCAAACTCGATCCAGGCGTGCTGCATACGACGAGAAAGCCGCCCGGCCGAGGCGCTGAATCCAGTAACGGGCCGCACGAACGGATGTTGGGTAGAGCCGAAAACGAATGGGATCTCGAGTGCGTGACAGGAACCTACCGTGCGCCGCAGGGCCTGCGGTCTCCAGGTAAACAGGTAGGAATACACACTGCCGCCGGCTTGCGTCTGAGCTTCCGCAAGTCGGGTTGCTGGCTGGTGAAACACACGAGAACTCTGATAGGCACGCCATACGGAACTCGGTGAGCGTGCGGCGCCGCGCCCGGCGAGGGCACGGCGAAACTCCTTGACCGCACGACCGGGACCGGGGGCGTGCGGCTCGCCTTCAAGCGTCTCGGCGAACCGATCTATGAGCTGCGCTTCACTCATTGGCAGCAAGCCTTCATCGATCAGGCGAAACAGGTTCCATTCGTCGAGCGTCACACCCGTGATGATGGGAATGTGTGACGCCGCGCCGCGTCGGATGGCATCGATCGGCTGCTCTGGAATCACATCCCCATCGACGGCGGGCAAGAAAGTCATGACCCGACGCAAATTGGAAAATCGAGCCATGGCTCTGCGTTGCGCTGTCATGATTTTCGCCAGCGGAATCCGTCCCAGGGCGTCTGCAGTTGGTGCGGGGCCACCCAACTCCGAGATGACGAAGCGCGCCACCTCGCGAGCTTCGTCACGATCAAGCACGTGATCCGCTGCGCCGCTCTGCAGGATGGCGCGTTGAAAAAGGGGCCGCGCAGCGGGAGCACCGAGCAAGGTGGCCACGCTCATTGCGCCTGCCGATTGACCAAAGAGCATGACGTTTCCCGGATCACCGCCGAAACGCTCGATATTCTGGTTGACCCATTCGAGTGCTGCGATCTGGTCGCG from bacterium includes:
- a CDS encoding carboxylesterase/lipase family protein; this translates as MTEVETSYGRLRGSETRGIRVFRGIRFARPPSGSLRFLPPHAPESWTGVRDARVFGEAAPQFSLPVFAWVSAAGSVPGDDCLRLNIWTPQLDGAKRPVMVWIHGGGYLVGAGSAPIYDGEDLARRGDVVVVTLNHRLGAIGYGQLGTLLDGEMSESTNLGVRDQIAALEWVNQNIERFGGDPGNVMLFGQSAGAMSVATLLGAPAARPLFQRAILQSGAADHVLDRDEAREVARFVISELGGPAPTADALGRIPLAKIMTAQRRAMARFSNLRRVMTFLPAVDGDVIPEQPIDAIRRGAASHIPIITGVTLDEWNLFRLIDEGLLPMSEAQLIDRFAETLEGEPHAPGPGRAVKEFRRALAGRGAARSPSSVWRAYQSSRVFHQPATRLAEAQTQAGGSVYSYLFTWRPQALRRTVGSCHALEIPFVFGSTQHPFVRPVTGFSASAGRLSRRMQHAWIEFARVGIPGHERLPEWPQYTLDERDTMIFGREPALEKGPLDPERRLLSRWLPAGSNGLELGRTRKAG